In Leptospira sp. WS58.C1, a single genomic region encodes these proteins:
- a CDS encoding phasin-related domain-containing protein: protein MEKEIKEALNFAIGAAKTLREQADSILLKVEKEFKELSAKGSQDQSEVANNLRKYIEDALRSVEGLAGQVNSKVEEAKKEFGKKNSKD, encoded by the coding sequence ATGGAAAAGGAAATCAAAGAAGCACTGAATTTCGCGATCGGAGCGGCAAAAACCCTGAGAGAACAAGCGGACAGTATTCTTTTAAAAGTGGAAAAAGAATTTAAAGAACTCTCCGCAAAAGGTTCTCAAGACCAAAGCGAAGTTGCAAATAATCTTAGAAAATATATCGAAGACGCATTACGTTCCGTGGAAGGACTAGCCGGCCAAGTGAACTCTAAAGTAGAAGAAGCAAAAAAAGAATTCGGTAAGAAAAACTCTAAGGACTGA
- the pckA gene encoding phosphoenolpyruvate carboxykinase (ATP), whose translation MQAQTQVKGLKELGIEPSEVFHNLSYDEIFEHEKNNGETVLSSNGTMMVDTGIFTGRSPKDKYFVDEPSSNKNIWWGHINFKASEAVFEELYQKCVNYLSGKKLYVFDGYAGANPETRIGLRVVSEKAWQHHFCTNMFIRPTKEELANLLPEFTIINACGVKNEKYKEHGLNSEVFVIFNLAKKLCIIGGTEYGGEMKKGIFSVMNYKLPLQGIVSMHCSANIGNKDGDTALFFGLSGTGKTTLSTDPNRKLIGDDEHGWDDNGIFNIEGGCYAKVINLDPKTEPEIFEAIKRDALLENVVYDEKTKVVDYTSAAKTENTRVSYPIYHIKNIQVPSKGGHPKVIIFLTYDAFGVLPPVSRLSIEQAMYHFLSGYTAKVAGTERGVKEPTATFSACFGAAFMTLHPTVYAKLLGEKMRKHNVRAYMMNTGLVGGAYGTGKRMNLPSTRKIIDEIMNGNIDKSQFVKHPIFQVEYPKTVEGVDSAILDPREAWADKAAYDESSRKLAGMFIENFKKYVEGSKDFDFTAFGPQLG comes from the coding sequence ATGCAGGCCCAGACGCAAGTGAAGGGACTGAAGGAGCTCGGTATAGAGCCCTCCGAAGTCTTCCATAACCTTTCATACGACGAAATTTTCGAACACGAAAAGAATAACGGGGAAACGGTCCTTTCCTCTAACGGAACCATGATGGTGGATACCGGTATTTTTACCGGACGTTCTCCAAAAGATAAGTACTTCGTAGACGAACCTTCTTCTAACAAGAATATCTGGTGGGGTCATATCAACTTTAAAGCCTCCGAAGCGGTTTTCGAAGAGCTTTATCAGAAATGTGTAAATTACCTGAGCGGAAAAAAACTCTATGTATTCGACGGATACGCTGGAGCAAACCCTGAGACCAGGATCGGTCTTCGTGTAGTTTCCGAAAAAGCTTGGCAGCACCATTTCTGTACTAACATGTTCATTCGTCCAACCAAGGAAGAGTTAGCAAATCTTCTTCCTGAATTCACTATCATCAACGCTTGCGGAGTGAAGAACGAAAAATACAAAGAGCATGGCCTGAACTCGGAAGTATTCGTAATCTTCAACCTGGCAAAAAAACTCTGCATCATCGGCGGGACTGAATACGGCGGAGAAATGAAAAAAGGTATCTTCTCCGTAATGAACTATAAGTTACCGTTGCAGGGAATCGTTTCCATGCACTGTTCCGCGAATATAGGGAACAAAGACGGAGACACCGCGTTGTTTTTCGGGCTTTCCGGAACAGGTAAGACTACTCTTTCCACTGACCCTAACCGTAAACTGATCGGAGACGATGAGCACGGCTGGGACGATAACGGAATTTTTAATATCGAAGGCGGTTGTTACGCGAAAGTGATCAACCTAGATCCTAAAACGGAGCCTGAAATTTTCGAAGCGATTAAAAGAGACGCTCTTTTAGAGAACGTGGTTTACGACGAAAAAACGAAAGTTGTAGATTATACTTCCGCCGCTAAAACCGAAAATACCAGAGTTTCCTACCCGATCTACCACATCAAAAACATCCAAGTTCCTTCCAAAGGTGGCCACCCTAAAGTGATCATCTTCTTGACTTACGATGCATTCGGAGTTCTCCCTCCTGTTTCACGTTTGTCTATCGAACAAGCGATGTATCACTTCCTTTCCGGTTACACTGCGAAAGTTGCTGGAACTGAAAGAGGTGTTAAAGAACCTACCGCTACCTTCTCCGCTTGTTTCGGAGCTGCGTTCATGACACTACACCCAACCGTTTATGCTAAGTTGTTGGGAGAGAAGATGCGTAAACATAACGTTCGCGCATACATGATGAACACAGGACTTGTTGGCGGAGCTTACGGAACAGGTAAGAGGATGAATCTTCCTTCTACCCGTAAAATTATCGACGAGATCATGAACGGAAACATCGACAAGTCTCAGTTTGTAAAACATCCGATCTTCCAAGTAGAATATCCTAAAACCGTAGAAGGTGTGGATAGCGCTATTCTGGATCCTCGTGAGGCTTGGGCTGATAAAGCTGCTTATGACGAGTCTTCTAGAAAGCTTGCCGGCATGTTTATTGAGAACTTCAAAAAATATGTAGAAGGTTCCAAAGACTTCGACTTCACAGCGTTTGGACCTCAGTTAGGCTAA